GTAACAGAGGATCGAATTGGCCGCCGAGCCGCGCCCCTGGCACAGGATGCCGCGGGACCGGGCCTCATGGACGATGTCGTGGACGGTGAGGAAATAGGCGGCATAGCCGAGTTCCGCGACCAGCCCCAGCTCCTTGTCCACCAGCCCCGGCACGCGGTCCGGCGGGCCGTCGGGATAGCGGCGCGCGAGCCCCTCGCGGGCGAGCCGTTCGAGACGGGCCTGCGGGCTTTCTCCCTGCGAGATCTCGTCGGGATATTCATAGCTGAGTTCCGACAGGTCGAAACTGCACCGCGCGGTGATCTCCAGCGTCCGGCGCAGGGCGGCGGGGTGGTGGCGGTAGAGGCGCGCCATGTCGGCAGCGCCCTTGAGCCGGCGCTCGGCATTGGGCAGGGCCTTCCGCCCGATCCGGTCTATGGTGATCCCCTCGCGCAGGCAGGTCAGGACATCCGCGAGCTGGCGGCGCGCGCCCCGGTGCATGAGCACGTCGCCCACCGCCACCATCGGCGCGCAGGCCGCGAGCGCCACCCCCGCGCAGGCGTTGAACCAGGCCTGGTCGGACCCGTCGTAGCGCGGCGCCGCGCCGAGAAAGACATGGCCCGGATAGCGCCTCCGGAGCCGTTCGAGGGGGCCGCGTGCCCGGTCGGGTTCCCGCGGCGGCAGGGCGATGAGGATCATGCCCCGGCAGCCCTCCTCGAGATCGTGCAGATCGAGATGGCACCCGCCCTTCTCCGCCCGCCTCTTGCCCCGCGTCAGGAGGCGCGCGAGCCGGTGATAGGCGGGCCGATCGGTCGGAAGCGCGATCCATTCCACCGGGCAGTCGCGCAGGACCAGGCGGCAGCCGACGATCAGCTTCGGCAGGCGCGGCATGTCCGCAAGGGGCGCCTCCCCCGGCACACCGGCATCCGGGACATCCGGCCGCGCCTGCGCGCCGGCCGGGGCGGGGGAGGGCAGGCGCGCCGCCTCCTCGATCTCCCTGCGCAGCGACTTGAGCGCGGACCAGGCCCGCACCACCCCGGCAAGCGAATTGCGGTCGGTGATCGCGATCGCCTCGAGGCCCAGCTCCGTGGCGCGCAGCATCAGTTCCTCGGGATGGGAGGCGCCGGTCAGGAAGGTGAAATTCGAGGTCACGCAGAGTTCCGCATAGCTCATGCGAATTCCCCCTGCACGAACCAGCCGGGATCCTGCGGCGTATGGAACAGCCAGAGGCGGCGGCCCTCCCGCGTGTCGACCTTCCAGTAATCCCGCAGGCCCGAGCGCCAGCCCTCGTCCTCGAGCCACCATTCCGGGGCGATGCGTTCGGGGCCGGTGGCGCGCGCGGTGGTCAGCGACATGCGCCGCCAGCGCAGGCGGGCGGGCGGATGGCTGCCCGAGCCTGCGACGGGTTCGGGCGGGAAGAGGCGGAGGGGGCGCGGGCGCGGACAGGACCAGCCGCCGCCGGGCGCGGTGAAGGCGGCGGGGGCGATGACGAAGGCACGCTCGGGGATATGGCTGTCGGCGGGCAGGAAGCGCTGGACGTTCTCCAGCCCGATCCGCGTGCCGATCCGGGTGATGAGATCGTCGAGCCGGTCGGGGGCGGAGCGGGCGGCGGAGAGGCCGGTCTGCCGGACGGGCAGCGGCTCGACGAGGGTCGCCTCGAGCCGGACCTGGTCGATGCCGAACCCCGCCTCCACCTCGCCCACGCCGCGTTCGAACAGGGGCAGGATCCGCTGCGCATCGCGCATCGGGGCGGCAAGGCGCAGCTCGACCTGCTGGCTGCCCCGGTCGACACGCCGCAGCGTGAGGGTGAGCTTGCGCGCGCCCATCTCATGCGCCTTGAGCCGGTCGCAGAGCGGGTCGAGCAGCCGCGCGGTCACGCCCATGACGTCCTCGACGAGCCCGATCGGCTCGGGCAGGGACATGCGCAGCCCGTAGCGGGGCGGGTCGGCCTCCGGGGCGATCGGATCGGGATGGTGGCCGAGCGCCTGGTCGAGCCGGGTCAGCAGCTCCGGTCCGAACCGGCGCGCGAGCGGCGCGCGGGGCGTCCCGGCGAGGTCCGCGATGGTGCGCAGGCCGGATCGCTGGAGCGCGACGACGATGTCCGGATCGGGGCGCAGGGCGGCCACCGGAAGCTGCCGCGGGTCGTCGTCCGGCCCTTCCCCGTAGCGCGCGACCGCGCCCGCCGCGGTGCGCGTCGGGCCGCAGCCGAGCCGCAGGGTCAGCCCCGCCCGCGCCGCCCGGTCACGCATGTCCCCGAGCATCGCGGCCTCTCCGCCCCACAGATGGGTCGAGCCGGTGACATCGAGCACCAGCGCATCCTCCCCGTCGCGGGCGACCCAGGGACAGTAGCGCGTGGCCCAGCGGTGCAGGGCGGAGAGGAAGCGCGCGTCGAGATCCGGCCGGGCCGGGGCGCTGAGCAGGTCGGGGCAGAAGGCGCGGGCATCGGACCAGGACATGCCGCGGTGGAGTCCCTGCCGCTCGGCTTCGGCGTTGAGGCAGTAGAGGCGGTCGGCATTGCCGGTCCTGAGCGTGAG
The nucleotide sequence above comes from Celeribacter indicus. Encoded proteins:
- a CDS encoding Y-family DNA polymerase; amino-acid sequence: MFGGPQKRVVSMWFPRLPSERVLRARPVEGPFALTLRTGNADRLYCLNAEAERQGLHRGMSWSDARAFCPDLLSAPARPDLDARFLSALHRWATRYCPWVARDGEDALVLDVTGSTHLWGGEAAMLGDMRDRAARAGLTLRLGCGPTRTAAGAVARYGEGPDDDPRQLPVAALRPDPDIVVALQRSGLRTIADLAGTPRAPLARRFGPELLTRLDQALGHHPDPIAPEADPPRYGLRMSLPEPIGLVEDVMGVTARLLDPLCDRLKAHEMGARKLTLTLRRVDRGSQQVELRLAAPMRDAQRILPLFERGVGEVEAGFGIDQVRLEATLVEPLPVRQTGLSAARSAPDRLDDLITRIGTRIGLENVQRFLPADSHIPERAFVIAPAAFTAPGGGWSCPRPRPLRLFPPEPVAGSGSHPPARLRWRRMSLTTARATGPERIAPEWWLEDEGWRSGLRDYWKVDTREGRRLWLFHTPQDPGWFVQGEFA